A stretch of DNA from Maridesulfovibrio ferrireducens:
CAATTTCAGGGCCGAGTTTATCATATTCGTATTAAAACTACCGCAAAGTCCGCGATCAGACGTAATAAGCATAATGCCTACAGTCTTGATCTCTTCATGGACTTCAAGCAGAGGGTGGACACTAGAATCCGCTCCGGCTGCTAAATCACCAAGCATTTCATAGAACTTATCTGCGTAAGGGCGGAAGCGGTCAATTCTGGACTGAGCGCCACGCAGCTTAGCCGACGCGACCATGTTCATCGCTTTGGTAATCTGCTTAGTCTTTTTAATACTGACTATTTGATTCTGGACATCCTTAAGAGAAGCCATCAGTACCTCCCAGGATTAAGCTGTGAAACCTTTTTTAAACTCTTCAAGAGCGGCCTTCAGCTTACCTTCGATCTCGTCATCAAGAGCCTGCTTAGTCTTAATGCCTTCCATAATTTCAGGCTTGGCACTGGCGATGAATTCGAGAAGTTCTTCTTCGAACTTACGAACAGCAGAAACAGGAATTTCATCCATGTGGCCGCGAGTTCCGGCGTACAAGGAGATAACCTGCTGCATGACGTTCATAGGTTTGAACTGAGACTGCTTAAGAAGCTCAACCAAACGAGCACCACGATTCAGCTTCTGCTGAGTCGCTTTGTCAAGGTCGGAACCGAATGCAGCAAAAGCTGCGAGTTCACGATACTGAGCAAGGTCAAGACGGAGTGTACCGGCAACCTGCTTCATAGCCTTGATCTGAGCTGCACCACCAACACGGGAAACGGACAGACCTACGTTAATAGCTGGACGTACACCGGCGTTGAAAAGATTTGGCTCGAGATAAACCTGACCATCAGTAATAGAAATAACGTTGGTCGGGATGTATGCGGAAACGTCACCAGCCTGAGTTTCAATGATCGGCAATGCGGTCAATGAACCGGCTCCGAGGCTATCGTTAACTTTACAAGAACGCTCGAGGAGACGTGAATGTAAATAGAAAACATCACCAGGGAAAGCTTCACGGCCTGGAGGACGACGAAGCAGGAGGGACATCTGTCTGTATGCAACAGCCTGTTTGGAAAGGTCATCATAAGCGATCAGAGCGTGATTACCACCGTCACGGTAGTATTCAGCCATGGTAGCACCTGTGTATGCAGAAATGAACTGCAAAGGAGCTGGCTCAGAAGCTGTTGCAGAAATGATTGTGGTGTATTCCATTGCGCCGTGTTTACGGAGAATGTCAGCAACAAGAGCAACCGCTGCTTTCTTCTGTCCGATAGCTACGTAGAAACAATGAATACCGGAATCTTTCTGTGCGAGGATAGCATCAAGACAAACTGCGGTCTTACCGACCTGACGGTCACCAATGATGAGTTCGCGCTGTCCACGTCCAACTGGAGTCATTGCATCGATAGCCTTGAGGCCTGTGTACATTGGCTGATGTACAGATTTACGAGCGATGATACCGGGAGCTTTAAGCTCAACAGGACGAGTTTCAGTAGATTCGATTGGTCCGAGTCCATCAATTGGCTGACCGAGTGGGTTAACAACACGACCCATAACAGCCGGTCCAACTGGAACGGAGAAAAGCTTGCCAGTACGTTTTACTGGGTCGCCCTCTTTAATGCCGGTATCATCGCCCAAGAGAGCGACACCGACGTTATCTTCTTCAAGGTTGAGAACCATGCCCATGAGGCCGCCAGGAAACTCGAGGAGTTCCATAGCCATTGCGTTCTCAACACCGTGTACACGAGCGATACCGTCACCAACCAAAAGAACGGTACCTGTTTCGCTCATTTCGACCTTAGACTCATAATTTTGAATCTGATCTTCAATGATTTTGCTGATTTCTTCCGCTTTAATCTGCATGGCCCTACACACCCCTTTTAATCTGTTCTTTCATCATTTGCAGCTGTGCGCGAATGCTTGCATCAAGAACTTTATCTCCAACCTGAAGAACCACACCGCCAAGGATATCGTTATTCATCGCAAACTCAAGTTCGAGCTTACTCTTAAGTTGATCTTCGAGACGTTCTTTAATTTCAACCTGACGTTTTTGAGTCAGTTTAATAGCAGTCACGAGTTTACCCCGGACGACACCCTGGATAGCGTCCAGCATTCCTGAATAGTCACTTGCTATTTCAGGAAGGCAGTCGAGTCTACCCTTGTCGGCCAAAAGGTTGCAAAAGTTTTTAACCACAGGTCCTGCCGAAGTCTTTTCCAGCAGTTTATCAAGTACGGATTTTTTTTCTTCCGCACTGAAAACAGGATTCTGAAAGAGCCTCAGGGCCTCCGGGGAATCTTCCAGGATCTGGGACAACTCGGTCAGTGCCTTACCATACGCCGCGAGGTCTGCTTCTCCCTGCTTCTGGCCAACAGAGAACAGCGCCTTAGCGTATCTGCGCGAGACTATGTTCCCGGTCAATTGAGCACCACCTTTGTTAAGTATTCATCCACAAGATTCTCATGCTGAGCTTTTGTTAATTTGCTCTTGACGATTTTCTCAGCTGCTTCGATGACTTTATCAGCCATTTCTGCACGCATTTCGTCGAGGGCAATCACAAATTCCTGCTCAGCGGAGACTTTCGCCTGAGCTTTTAACTGCTCAGCGCTCTGCTCTGCCTTCTGGATAATCGCCGCTTTCATGGATTCGCCCTGGTCTCTGGCTTCGGCAAGGATTGCATCCTTTTCCTGTTCCAGATTTGCAATACTCTTTTCTACGTCAAGCAGCTTCTTCTCTGCAGCTTCCTTACGGGCCTGCAAATCGTTAAGCTCCTGCCTGATACCGGCCTGACGCCCTTTAAAGAGTCCGGCAATTTTTTCGCCGGCAAACTTGTAAAGAATTCCAAGAACCAAAATCAGGTTGATAACGCGCCAAGTAAAGTTCATCCAGGGAATCTCATGTTCCCCCGCTCCACCACTGGCACAGGCTGCGCCTGCTACCAACAATGCAGTAAGAGTGGCAATTGCCATGATCATGTGTTTCCGCTTCAAGGCTAAACCCCCCTTCGATATTGATTAGGCCTAGCCAAGAACCTTGGCTGTAACCTTCTGAGCAAAAGCTTCGATCTCACCATCAAGAACTTTCAAGG
This window harbors:
- a CDS encoding F0F1 ATP synthase subunit delta, producing the protein MTGNIVSRRYAKALFSVGQKQGEADLAAYGKALTELSQILEDSPEALRLFQNPVFSAEEKKSVLDKLLEKTSAGPVVKNFCNLLADKGRLDCLPEIASDYSGMLDAIQGVVRGKLVTAIKLTQKRQVEIKERLEDQLKSKLELEFAMNNDILGGVVLQVGDKVLDASIRAQLQMMKEQIKRGV
- a CDS encoding ATP synthase F0 subunit B; amino-acid sequence: MIMAIATLTALLVAGAACASGGAGEHEIPWMNFTWRVINLILVLGILYKFAGEKIAGLFKGRQAGIRQELNDLQARKEAAEKKLLDVEKSIANLEQEKDAILAEARDQGESMKAAIIQKAEQSAEQLKAQAKVSAEQEFVIALDEMRAEMADKVIEAAEKIVKSKLTKAQHENLVDEYLTKVVLN
- the atpA gene encoding F0F1 ATP synthase subunit alpha, with the protein product MQIKAEEISKIIEDQIQNYESKVEMSETGTVLLVGDGIARVHGVENAMAMELLEFPGGLMGMVLNLEEDNVGVALLGDDTGIKEGDPVKRTGKLFSVPVGPAVMGRVVNPLGQPIDGLGPIESTETRPVELKAPGIIARKSVHQPMYTGLKAIDAMTPVGRGQRELIIGDRQVGKTAVCLDAILAQKDSGIHCFYVAIGQKKAAVALVADILRKHGAMEYTTIISATASEPAPLQFISAYTGATMAEYYRDGGNHALIAYDDLSKQAVAYRQMSLLLRRPPGREAFPGDVFYLHSRLLERSCKVNDSLGAGSLTALPIIETQAGDVSAYIPTNVISITDGQVYLEPNLFNAGVRPAINVGLSVSRVGGAAQIKAMKQVAGTLRLDLAQYRELAAFAAFGSDLDKATQQKLNRGARLVELLKQSQFKPMNVMQQVISLYAGTRGHMDEIPVSAVRKFEEELLEFIASAKPEIMEGIKTKQALDDEIEGKLKAALEEFKKGFTA